aaagggtaagcgctacttataggggtactaaaaattatatttatttctaagtcctaactttttataagtataataactacgtagccctcgtcctaatttattaataagcttactataagttagttagaggatcttttaaaaaacctaggttttttaGGAGTTCTATCGTTCTTTAGTTAACTAgctttcttaagcttattataaagtaatttctatttacttaatttaataataataaggacttcttttatatagctctttagtatttatattaataacttattagcgttttagtttataagtacttattttaatttttaatacgctATAGGgcgctataagtatatataattataaaagtatataatattacccttattatttacgttattaactaagttaaagcgtttagtaaaaataaaataagccccTCCTTAACTTAAaagttacttaatatatacgtcctaggttactaagctaaatatatacgtaatctcCTTAAGGGTCctcgtatatattttaaaagctattaatttactaaaagtcttatatatatattagccctatataaagttaagtttagacttaactataattaagaagttaagtatagtaatttttttaataatttttaaaatatcgtacgttttagcttagaaataagtaaactattactttttatattaatattaggggttaattccggtctttattttattaagggcttattagtattcctctcgaactatattctttattactaattcggGGGGCATaaattcctattttaaatatttaataattcgctatatactaaacttagcgctatttttagtagctttttaaaatacgtatttatatagtatagcgttaactaattttattaattactaagcgaggactttaatatacgtattaataatattacgtttataagctataagttacttatatttagtatcgagctcttattatttttaaatactcttgagcatataaatctttttaataaatataatataaaaatagatttatttacgtaaagtaagtaatatagttagttttataaaaagaaacctagcttagttttataagttatttatatttaaaaaagttaaaaggttcgtattaagagttatatttaaaagctattaataaaggatttcttagtttttttagtcgtttttaaatgctttataacgggtttagtaagctcgtaattcttttttattataagttattactaattatccgAATTTAAAGGGCGAAGTAAGTACTATAGAGGGGTTAAGGAATGCGTTAAAATTTAAAACGTCTAAGTTAACGTACTTCTAAACCTTaacgcccttatttataatataaagtatattaaattatttaatttaattattataactagttgaTTTAGCTTAGGttaaagtaggtataaataagttagttattttaaaaagatcgtaggaattatattaataagtacgttattataatataaagtcttaattaagaactaggcttataactattacgagttatagtacgtaataataagtatatagagtatagtaaaagtagcttaattattaaagtaaaaataaataaaaagaaaaggtctatatatacgatatccGAGATAGATATAtgatttagtacgtaacgggTACTTTATGAggtacgattactatccctgttacgtgacaCAAATATCGGTATTATAATCGAAAGGGTGTCTAGAGCTCCTTCTAAACTATTGAGCAAAATTCACAGGTCGCCGCCTGTTAGTGATTTCGACATTAGCGTGGATAGCATTTGACATCTCCTCATGAATACCTCATCCTGGGGCTTGGTAGGCGCGCCGAAAAGTGTTGGTAAAGAAGTTATCGAATCGTTATTACTTTGCGCGAACCCCAGCTTTTGACCCACAACTCTAACATGGGATAAGCGCGAGAGATTCCACTCTAAGAAGCACCCTCTAGCGCGCCGGTGACGATGTGCTCTGGTAGACTAGTGCTAGGCTCCCATTGGTGGATTTCACCAAGGTTCATGTGAGGTAACAGTCTTTCGGTTTTTGATATGACGAGGTGCAGCATTCAAATCAAAACATGGGGGCCGGACAACCGGAGTAGCTGCTCATAGGTCGGTAGGTATGAACGTCGACACCGCGTTGCGCGGGGTACCCGGGGTAGTTGTTGGTATATATCTAGTGGCCGTTCCTGGGCTGAACGATTATTGTAGTAAGACGTGAGCTAAGACGCACAATCCCTGATTATATACTGTCCTTGGCGCAGCTAAGAAATATGAAGTCTGTTTTAGCATTGGCCTGTGGGTTTCTCCTCAGTGGTGCAGTCGTAATGTCGACGGAGGTCAACAGCGATGGATTTCTCGATGCCCAAAGACTTGTGAAGAGGTAAGAACATCGGAACACACGTTGATAAATACTTCGTTCTAACAAATTCTGTAGACTCAAAACATCGCAAATCACATACTTCCCGGCAGAGAATTCGACTGGTACCGGAGTTCTCGTTTGTCCCGGAGGCGGATATGCCCGCGTGTCCATATCAAAGGAGGGCTACATTCCTGCGGGGTTCCTGAACAAGCTCGGCATTGATGCTTGGGTTCTTGACTACACTACTATTTCAAACGCAACGGCACCGCTCTATCCAACACCACAAAATGAGGCACTAGACGCCCTCGAGTACATCAGAGCGCAGAACCGCACCACCAAACTCGGGATTTGGGGCTTCTCGGCAGGCGGTCATCTCTCTGCCGTAACACTCACCAACCCGGAGGCTGGTCTTGATTTTGGCATCCTCGCGTACCCCGTCATTACCCTTGAGGGAAACTACACGCACAAAGGCTCGCGAGACAACCTCATTGGCGCCAATGCGAGCGCGGAGTTGCAGCACGAGCTGTCAGCGCAGAATCGTGTCTCTGGGACCACCCCGCCAACCTTCCTGTTCCATACTTTTAGTGACACCACTGTTCCTGTGCAGAACACGCTCATGTTTGCGGAGGCCATGGCAGTCTACAAGCGGCCAACGCAAGTGCTCATCATCCCGGAGGGAGGACACGGACTTGGCTTAGCCCTCGATGACCCTAAGCGCAGTTGGACACCCGAATTGGCGCGGTTTTTGAAGTATTCGATCTAAATTCTAAAATCAAATGTGTTCTTGGAGGCCTTAACTATCGCTGAGAACTGTGGTGGATGTGATATTGTCATCGAAGCAATCGATAGATTCTGAGCAATAAACTGTTACGCAACCAACGTTACGTGCTGTTCATTCTAAGGTGAGTGGCTCATCATTTCTTCCGAAATTTGGCCAAGAGACCCTTTAGTGACGACATATAATCAATTGTCGTGTTTGAAATTGCAGTTACTAACCGTTGCCTCCGAGTTCGCTCCGGACCGTTCATGCCATGATTCGAAAGTTTATGAGTAAGCAGCATTGCACCACGCACTGAACAAGGAATGTCCCTTGAACTCTGACAGCCAAATGACACGGTTTCTAGAATTGCCCAACGCTTCTGCAATGACATGCAGGCGTACCCTGGAGATTTGGCAATAGGGGTCGGCAACTGAGACGAAAAAATTTCCGTCAATGACTCTCGGTGATGGTGATGGCATTTCCGCTCAGGAGATGGTGGAATTCTCTATTCTCACTCCTGTAAGCGTTGATTTTCTTCATCACCACACTCGTTATCACGACGTTCGTCATTAAGTTGCGATATAATAGAAATCATTGCTATAGAACGCTCGTCTTTACACTTATTCCATGCTTGGCTTGTAGTGCCTGAGTTCAGAATGGCCCACTCACGTAAGTCAGCTCCAACTGCACAATCCTCACCATGCCCACCGGCATCGTCGGAACGTAGCTGATCTTTAGACTAGATTTTCCCGCCACGGCCAACGAAAAGGTACCGGCACTCTTCGGATGTCCATGTGTATGGAGCCATGTGCCGCTGTACGGCGATGCACAAGAAAAGCGCCGATATCACCATGCGCTAGCTAAGCCGAATGCCCCTGGCATTACACGACGTCTGCCCTCTGAAATTATCCTCTGCATTGTGGATGCACTATTCGATTTGTACGCCAAAGAGGTTTCTCTCGGTTATGAAAAGTATTGGGAGTCATCTTGTCTACCATATGAGACCGAAAAGATGTGCCCCTTTTGCATGCTTCCTCGCTTTGACGTTTGGCGAGACGTTGCAAACTTGGCAGCTTCGTGCCGCGCACTCTACGAACTTATCACGCCTGTGCTCTATCGGAGGGATGCGGAACAGAACCATTCTTCAGCTCTGCTAATCTCAGCGAAAAGGGGCAACGTCCGGGCCCTGAAGCTTGCGTTGGAAAACGGCGCAAATGCAGATGCGGACGATCACACAATGCCGCTGCAATGGACGAACGAATGCTTTCGGTATTGTGAGCATTGTGAGTACCAGGTTTGGTGGAGGGAGCCACGGAGACTCGACATGAGTGCACTGCACTGGGCGGCATTGTGCGGAAGGGAAGATGTCCTTGTAATTTTGTTGAACCACAAAGCCGGCGTGGGCCCCAACAAGAGGGCAGTAGTGCAGCCGGGACTGGATGCAGGGAACTATGGCTCGCTGCCGTATGTGGAGGACTATTGCGACGAATATAACGCCAGCTTTCCCTGCCTAGCGCTGCAGACGACGATGGGTTACAACCCCGTGAGCTCTCACGGAGCTAACGCCCTATACTTCCTACTAGGAACCGGTCGAATGCGAGCGCACGAAAAGACCGTGGATATGGCGAGGCTTCTTGTTGACGCAGGCTCTTCATTGACGACACACGAAGCTGCGGAGCTTCATGCTCTCCATCAAGCAGCTGCATACGATAACGCAGAGCTAGTGCAATTTCTCCTTTGCCAAAGGAAAGTCGACCCCAATATCACGGATGCTGCCGGAAATACGCCGTTACACCATCATGTCGACTCAAGGTTCAGGGTTGAGGGTGGCGCAAAGGATACAAAGACGTTATCACTCCTTCTGAAGTACGGTGCGGATCCCAACTTGCGGAACGTTGATGGGTTATCGCCGCTAGACATTTGCCTCGTCACGACGTTGCTGGGCGCTGACAGAATGAAACTCTCCGTGTTACTTGCTCGGAGCGGAGGGACGCTACGAGATCGAGACTTGGGCCTTCACAGGTCAAGGCTGACTGATGAGCAACGAGAAGAACTAAATACTGCATTTGAACAAGCTAGATATTCCGGGAGAACTGAATGGACCGGAAGCATTTGACGGCGTACGAAGATATATAGGTATAGTGTCTGGGGTTTtgcgtttagtaataaactgtCTGACGTACTTCTAAGCATGGGTAGTCGGTTTTGGTCATCTATGAATGAAGTCTTCgtagttaactttagcttcTATTTCAGGCAAAGCTCATCGATTTGATATTAAGTGATTCCGGCCATTCCCTGAATTCTAGCAACCTTTCAACATGACCAGATATTCGTTGTTCGTAAGAATTACAGAACTCAAGGGCCGGCTGTGGAAGGCAGACTGAGTGGAGATAACTACTTACTCCGTACATTTACCACCGTTTGGCCCCATAGTCGTCGTTTGCATGGAAGAGTTTAGTCGGGCGTTCAAATGGAATCCAGGCCACTTTCCGATGTCGTTATTCTCTTGGATCAAAAGCACTTCAAGGTTGTCAAGTGATCGCCTTATGTGTCACTATATGAGTGGGTCATGGCAAAGTCCGAGACTTAGGGCTTGTTTTCTTAGGTCCTTCGGCTCGGAAGAATCAGTGACGATCCTAGCATGAGCTGCAAGCTTGATAGCAACAACTATATTAGAGTGGGCAGACAGCATTTAGCTTCGATCCCTACTTTGAGAGCCGATGGGAAGAAACAAGCTTCCTATACATGTGAAGAGATGAGACCACGAAATACCATCTCTAGTTTGACCAACTTTGGGCCACATTGGGTCATCGGTAGGCACCGACACGTGGAACCCCCACCCCCAAGTGCCGGTCCGACGTTCGCCCACAATCCAGCAAACCTAGGAAGTTCAGACTCGAGCCCACAAATTCCGTTCTGACAGGAGAAGCCTCCAATGGAATTGGCTTTCTGGCTCTGTATTGTTTCAATCGCCTGCGTTGTTCATCGGATCTGCACATCGGTGTCGGCATTGGGCCGAACCCACGTCACAAACGTGAATCGCTGCCCCTTTTCTCGGTGTGGAGTTCAACCCTTTCGCAAGCCGCAGTGCGTGGTTTTCCTGTGATAGAGTCCTCGGCGTTTCTATGTAGTTGGATGACAAGCGGACGCTGTACGTTTGAGGACGCGTCTCCAGGAGGCCAGAATGCTCAAAGCTTCTGGCGATGGACTGGTGCCGTCCATGCCATTCTTTATTGGGGTTACTAATACCTGTCTTGCCCGACGCCCGTAACCTACTCATTTTTCTCATACAACGGAACAAGCGGACAATTTCCGACCAGGGCAAAAGGCAACCTCGCAGCCTCGGATTTTGTAGCCGCCCCGGCAGTCACGCTCACCGAGCCCGGCGCCTGGATCCGACCTCCAACGGGGCTGTGGACATGGCTCGTCGTAAGCTTTGCACCACTTTTTGGCTACCTCCCCATGTCTTGTGACTGCTTGAGCCGAAGAAAAACCGATGCAGTAGAGCAAAGGGTATCATGGCGGTTGGTATAAGAGTTGGGTCTTGGCAACTATTGTCTAAGTATACAGAGCTGAACTCCGAGCTTGATTAGGGTATAGGTGCTAATCTGTTGGTGGTCATCGCCTAAGTCATTCTTTTGTCTCTGACACATTTGTCTTGCAGAATCGAGAAATTGCCCCTTTCAACACACCCGAGTCATCCTCCCTGCTCTACTTCTTAGGTGGGACAGCACCTTCTCCAAAGATGTACCGCCCATCAACCGCCTGGGTTCTAGCTATACTCACTTTTGTGACTGGCACCTTGACCGAAGATGCTTCAGCCAACTACAAAGAGCAGCTCCTGAGTTCTGGCACGGGTTCGTCTCTTGAATGTGCCCTCCTTACTTGATGATGAGCAAACGCTTACAAATATGTCAACAGTCAAGCTAGGAGCTTGGCAAGATGCCTATGACAAGGCGTCGGCGCTTGTATCTACGCTCACGACCGAGGAGAAGATTTCAATTGTTGCAGGTGGTGATGGAGGCAACTGGACCGCGTTACACAACCTTGACTCCGCTACCAACCCTCTTACCTACTTCTACGTCACGACATGGCCCGCCGGTTTGGCGATGGCCATGACATGGGACACAGCAGCCGCAGAGGGCCAGGGACATGGCGTTGGCCAGGAATTCAAGGGAAAGGGTATCAACATGGCCTACGGACCTACACTGGAACCTCTCGGACGCTCGGCTTGGGGCGGTCGTTCTGGCGAGACGTACGGCGTGGACAGCTATCAGGCTGGAATTATGGCCGGCGCAGTCGTGAAGGGAATGTCATCTGCTGGTGTGACAGCTAGTGCCAAGCACTTCATCCTCAACGAGCAAGAGACTAATCGCATGAGCACTGGCTCTAGTGGTGGCGGCATGGGAGGAGGCGGATCTCCTCCTGGTGGATCGACCAACTCGACTTTGACGGCTCGGCAGACATCGTCGACAAACACTACAACGAATGGCACGACATCCTCCGACGACTCTGGCTCTTACACCATTACTATTGGTGACAAGGCATTCCATGAGACCTACCTCTGGCCCTTCTACGACACAGTCTACAATGGTATGGGTGGTGCCATGTGTGCCATGAACAAGGTTAACGGAACATATTCGTGCGAGAGCCAAGACCTCCTCGCCAAGTATCTCAAAGTTGAGCTCGGGTTCCCTGGCATTGTGTCTGCCGATGTTAGCGCGCAGAAGACGGGTATCAACGCCGCAAACGCAGGAATGGATCTCGCCTCGAGCAGCTACTGGTCAAACGAGACGCTGGGCGTGGGCCTCACCAACGGCAGCTTCAGCTCTGAAAGACTCGACGACATGGTGATTCGCAACATGATGGGCTACTTCCACTTGGGGCAGGATAACGGATATCCCAGCCTAGCGGGCGTAACGGACCGCGTTGACAACCGCGGTAACCACAGCGCGATGGCGAGACAATACGCTGCCGAGTCTATTGCCTTGCTCAAGAATACCAAAGGCGCGCTCCCGCTGGTCAACAAGTCGAGCATCAGCATCTTCGGTTTCCATGCTGGCCCCCGATACGTGGGCGCAAATACCGCTCTTGGCGTCTACGACGGTGAACCTTCGACAATGCAAGGCCACATGGCTGTAGTCGGAGGATCCGCCATGGGCTCGCTGGCATATTTGTCCACGCCGCTTCAGCTCTTCAACGAACGTGCCGCCAAGGATGGCTTCATGCTTCGTTGGTGGCTTAACGATACCTCCGAGACGTCCTTCAGCGGCATGCAGGGCTCCGGCACCGAGCTCACCGAGTCCACCACTGGAGTGGCTGAGGACTCGGATGCGTGCATTGTCTTCCTCAATGCCTGGGGCGGCGAGGGTGCCGACCGCACGGAGTTGACCAATGCCGGCCAAGACACGCTCGTGAATACCGTCGCCGACGTCTGTAACAACACCATTGTAGTGATAAACACTGTTGGTCCTCGCTTGGTTGATGCCTGGGTTGAGCACGAGAACGTCACCGGTGTGTTGTATGCTGGAGCACTGGGCCAAGAATCCGGCAACGCAATTGATGACGTTCTCTTCGGCGCAGTCAACCCTTCTGGTAGACTCGTCCACACTATTGCTAAGAATGAGAGCGACTATAACCCGGATACGATGATTAGTGAGACGGAGTTGAACTTGGATTATTCGGATGGCAACTACATCGACTACAAGTACTTTGACCAGTACAACATCACGCCTCGGTACGACTACGGATACGGCTTGTCTTATACCACTTTCGAATACTCTTCAGATGTCATGGTTGAAGCCTCCTCCAAGCTTACCAGCGGATTCGCGACTGGAGACAAGGCAGTCGGTGGCCGCGAGGATCTCTGGGATATTGTGGCAACTGTCTCGACCAGCATTACCAACACTGGTTCTCTGCAAGGCGCCGAAGTAGCCCAGATGTACATCTCCTTCCCCGAAGCAGCTGGGGAGCCAGTTAGACAGTTGCGTGGGTTTCAGAAGGCTGTGATCCGTCCTGGAGAGAAAGCTGACGTAGCTTTCCCTCTGAGACGGAGAGATTTGAGTGTTTGGGATGTTGTCGGACAAGAGTGGAAGGTTGAAAGCGGAGAGTACGCGATTTACGTTGGCTCTAGCAGTAGGAACCTCAAGTCTCAGGCTACCTTGAGAGTTGACTAAAAGGGTGGATGGAGTATTTTCATCTAGTTGTTATGCACATGTCTATATCTTGTATTCACAATGGCAGTGCCCAAAGCTCAATCTCAATAAGTACGTTTAGCTCGGTTCCCATCTCTTTGGTCTCTAGACACCAAGGATTATTCAATATTTTGATGAGAAATCTGTTCTTGAATTCTCTCAATAACCTACCTGCCCATTTTGATATGGTCTTGCGGTATGCTTGTCACCCGATGCTGATTGCTGATGCGGCCACTGACCTACCAACTGTCGCTATCGACCAAGCTCTGCTTGAAATACCATAGAACTCAACATGTGATGATTGGTGAAAAGCCTCGCCCTCGGAGAACAGAGAGTCAGTCGGGTTGTCTAACATCAGTTTTCAGCTCGCAGGCTGCAGCAGTCTAGGAAGATGAACGGTTCTGATTTCACCTCAGGGGTATAGTTACAGCATTAAGTTCCATTGATGAAATATGCACTCCTATCCATGGTTGTATGACAGCTCCTATGCCATGGACCTATGACATTCTTTCTTAATGTCATGTCCTCAAACTATAGAGATAAAGTCATATTCCAGCTTGGAATTATCTCTCAACTCAAGTGATAGACTGAATTAGGGATTCAAAGGCGCACGTTGTGAAGGGGTTTGCATTCCGTCTACAACTCGCCACTGCATGAGAGGAAAAGCTTCTGCTTGCCACGCCTCAAATTCATCACCCGAAATCCCGAGCTGGTCTTGCTACGGCTATTTCTCTCTCCATACGTGGCCAAGGCAACGTGATCACATCATCTACACATCTCACTTTAACGAAGCGCGCGGCTTCAAGAAGACTGATATCAAACTCCTGGAATAATGACCAAACAGAGATATCGCTCGTTAGGCAAAGAACCGAGGTGTGACAAGTTGAACTTGATTGGATTGCGCTGTCATAACCCCAGCTTGACGCCTCATCACCATTGTGTCACGATCACATCAATTGAGCGAGTCCTGAGCTGTCACAAATAAGCTGTCAGCATCCATGATGCCTGTGCCTCTACGAAAAAGCCCCCATACAGGTAGCTTGGGTCTTGTGATCGACATCCCGCAGAGCTAGATGCTTGCTCAAGTGCCTTGCGAGACTGGGCAAGTTTGTGGCTGACTGACAAGCCGGGCGATGGATAGAGTTCTCACGTAAGATATCCCCTCCATCGACTACGCAATCTTGGTTCTCCTCCTGTGAGGTACATGGTAGGCTATGCACCCCAAAAAGCGACACCATTGCCAGTGTTTCAAGCCCACTCACAAGCACTTCTATATATCATGCCGCGTAATGACTCCATTCTTATCATGAAACGGCCGAATTCTCATGTCAGCAGAGTCACGGCGAGGGAAAAGCCATCACGATCCCACTGCCGTCTTGGCTTGCAGAATAGGTGACGACAGATCGAAAGAAGGGGAAGTAGGTGTGCAAGCCTATCTCCTCTCCCAGACCCGGCGCCATCGTGCTGACAAGCTGACAAAATGTGGAATCTAGAATCAACGAAATCGCATCGTAACCCTGTCACCCGCCGTGGGATCCCTAGCCTACACCAATGCCGGTTTCTGATCCCCGGTGTCAAACGCAACTTGAGCTTTTCCCTATGCCTACATGTAGTGTCAAGATTATCCTGGCTTGAATTGTGAGGTACTTGAATGGCTTCCGAGCGCCAAGTCCGAGGCGTCCAATGAGTCACAGTGACTCGTAAGCAGAGATGCTCGCTAAAGCAGGCGTCTGGATCCCAGCAGTTTCGAACGGCATCACACAGAAGTGGCGTAATTGTTTGAAAGCTCGCTTCTCGAACAACGTGATATCACGATAAACTATCGACATGTTTTGTGGTTTTCATGAAGAACCGCCACAGGGGCTGTTGTTCTCAAGTATACAAAAGTCAACCACAATGTGAAGTCTATGGCGGTGAAGACCTCAACTAAGCATCAGTCATGTGACATTTAACGGAAGTGGAACGTCTGATGATCATGACCTGCTGACTATTCATCTTCCGCGGAGACTAAGAACCACAAAACCAACGATAACAACGAGCTCGGTGAAGATATCACATCTCCCAGCCCACTGGCAAACGATATACAAACACTATGTACCTTCAGCAAAACCATTCAGCATCTCTGTCTCACAGCTAAAGATGGGCCAGCCTATAAATCCGAAATTCCGGCAGGCAAAATGATCAGCACCCACTCCCGCATCAGAGTGACCGCTAGAGTTCACTCGTACCTCCTTTGCCTCTCGCCCCCTCGTTTCTCTTCCGCCCCCTGTATTCCTCACAATTCCCCATTATGATGCTGCATGGCACTTACACCCCTCCGAGCCATGCGCTATGCACTCTACCTCGACACCGAGGCGCGAGCTTCGCGACTGTAGACACGCCTGTGGCGTGAAGGATCGCGATTGGCTCACCCCCTCCCTCGTCCGGATGCAATCTTCGTCAATCCCATGTAAGAGCTATGGTCTGTTGCGCAACTTCTATCTCAGCTGGGTACGGGAAGTGGACGGGATGGCATAGAGCTTAGAAGGGAAAGAGTGTGAGCCTCACACCAACTCTAGTtcaccccccctccccctgcAACGGACAAGACTCTTCCTCCTGTAGGTCTGCTGCATCGCCTAGGGGTGTTGTGAAGGTTTCGTATGTAAAGTTTGGCGTCACAGGAGAGCCCACCTCAATGCTGGAGAAGCCAACGGTGATCGACTTGCCAAAGTCTTGTAAAACTTGGCAGGCGTTGAGGGTGTTAGTTTGGCTCAGGAACTGGGATTTCTCGAGGCAGTATCCAAGCTCTTACCCAACCACGGTCTAGGACTTTTCGGTGACAGAGCTAAAAAGGCAACAAAAGCCACGCGAGGCTTCCAGCAAACCAAGACTCTATGTCCCCATGTCTAGACCACCACATAGCCGTAAGGCTGGCACTGTTCAAGGTGGTTGGCCTGACTAGTCTATAGATCAGCAGCAAGTGCCGCTTGCAGGCCCGATGGTTGAGATAGGCTGATTGTACCCGACAGAGGCTCAGAGAGCCGGACTGACAAGTGCCCTCAAAGTCCCATCAAGCCTTTGCTGACCGCTCGACCAGGGCAGATTTTGGATCTTTGCCCAGTTAAGTGGCGGTTTCGAGTTATGAGGGACCGAAGGCTTGAGCTTCGTGCGAGGCGTACCGTAATTCTGACGATAGTGATTACGCCAGGGCCACTAGATATGCCTATCTGATTTGCCTCGAGGTAGGATCAATCAACAAAGTTCGGCACCGCGAGAGCGCCAAATACAGACACAGCATCGGCACTGTCACTGTAGCTGTGCATCTCACGCAGCCTGGCATATTTGCTGCCCTGTAGCCAGGGCCTGAATCAGGGGGCTCAAACCAGAAGGCTTTCTGCAACCATGCAGTTAGCATACATGTACTTACGGTGCCTACATGCACCCTGGAGAGTCCCGCCTCTATCTTCGTCTGCAGCATTCATACCTTCGTATGAGCCTACGCCCGCTGCCCCTTGCCGATGTCAGCGTGCGTATGCATGTCTGTGGCGGCCGCCCGAGGCAGAAAGCACTAGTCGACAACTCGACGTTGGTTTGAGCGGGCTTTGGGCCCTCCCCGTTTCGTATTGCCCGAATAAGCAAATTGCCCTGATCCTGTACATGCTCACTCGCGGCACTTACCGTTGCCATGGCTTTGCAAATTGCAGGGATCCATTTCTCCATGCCCCGAGGATTTACGGAGAGATGACTGGAACCTCATAAGCAGGTTGTAGGCTGGGAAGTACCGGTAATATGGAGGGGCTGGAGTAGTGTAAGCCACGCCCAGCTTGAGAGGCAGAATTGGCCTTGTAGG
The window above is part of the Colletotrichum lupini chromosome 9, complete sequence genome. Proteins encoded here:
- a CDS encoding endo-1,4-beta-xylanase B, with amino-acid sequence MKSVLALACGFLLSGAVVMSTEVNSDGFLDAQRLVKRLKTSQITYFPAENSTGTGVLVCPGGGYARVSISKEGYIPAGFLNKLGIDAWVLDYTTISNATAPLYPTPQNEALDALEYIRAQNRTTKLGIWGFSAGGHLSAVTLTNPEAGLDFGILAYPVITLEGNYTHKGSRDNLIGANASAELQHELSAQNRVSGTTPPTFLFHTFSDTTVPVQNTLMFAEAMAVYKRPTQVLIIPEGGHGLGLALDDPKRSWTPELARFLKYSI
- a CDS encoding beta-glucosidase; translation: AKGNLAASDFVAAPAVTLTEPGAWIRPPTGLWTWLVNREIAPFNTPESSSLLYFLGGTAPSPKMYRPSTAWVLAILTFVTGTLTEDASANYKEQLLSSGTVKLGAWQDAYDKASALVSTLTTEEKISIVAGGDGGNWTALHNLDSATNPLTYFYVTTWPAGLAMAMTWDTAAAEGQGHGVGQEFKGKGINMAYGPTLEPLGRSAWGGRSGETYGVDSYQAGIMAGAVVKGMSSAGVTASAKHFILNEQETNRMSTGSSGGGMGGGGSPPGGSTNSTLTARQTSSTNTTTNGTTSSDDSGSYTITIGDKAFHETYLWPFYDTVYNGMGGAMCAMNKVNGTYSCESQDLLAKYLKVELGFPGIVSADVSAQKTGINAANAGMDLASSSYWSNETLGVGLTNGSFSSERLDDMVIRNMMGYFHLGQDNGYPSLAGVTDRVDNRGNHSAMARQYAAESIALLKNTKGALPLVNKSSISIFGFHAGPRYVGANTALGVYDGEPSTMQGHMAVVGGSAMGSLAYLSTPLQLFNERAAKDGFMLRWWLNDTSETSFSGMQGSGTELTESTTGVAEDSDACIVFLNAWGGEGADRTELTNAGQDTLVNTVADVCNNTIVVINTVGPRLVDAWVEHENVTGVLYAGALGQESGNAIDDVLFGAVNPSGRLVHTIAKNESDYNPDTMISETELNLDYSDGNYIDYKYFDQYNITPRYDYGYGLSYTTFEYSSDVMVEASSKLTSGFATGDKAVGGREDLWDIVATVSTSITNTGSLQGAEVAQMYISFPEAAGEPVRQLRGFQKAVIRPGEKADVAFPLRRRDLSVWDVVGQEWKVESGEYAIYVGSSSRNLKSQATLRVD